In Brevundimonas sp. SGAir0440, one DNA window encodes the following:
- a CDS encoding histidine phosphatase family protein: MHRLILMRHAQAEASAPSGGDEARPLSAAGRAEALLMGRALAERGLKPDLALVSTAVRTRQTWEQMHDAFGDVEVRDEDALYNAPSDVIRRFVEASEDEAGCLLILAHNPGVHVLAAEYLIESAASPAVVDKLSAGFPTGAAALFSVDVAGRCTYEGFLTPRSLGAPSA; the protein is encoded by the coding sequence ATGCACCGACTGATCCTGATGCGGCACGCCCAGGCCGAAGCCTCCGCCCCCTCCGGCGGCGACGAAGCCCGCCCCCTGTCCGCCGCCGGCCGCGCCGAGGCCCTGCTGATGGGGCGCGCCCTGGCCGAGCGGGGCCTGAAGCCGGACCTGGCCCTGGTGTCCACCGCCGTGCGCACCCGCCAGACCTGGGAGCAGATGCACGATGCCTTCGGCGATGTGGAAGTCCGCGACGAGGACGCCCTCTACAACGCCCCCTCCGATGTGATCCGCCGCTTCGTCGAGGCCAGCGAGGACGAGGCCGGCTGCCTGCTGATCCTGGCCCACAATCCAGGCGTCCATGTGCTGGCCGCCGAATATCTGATCGAAAGCGCCGCCTCGCCGGCGGTGGTGGACAAGCTGTCGGCCGGCTTCCCGACCGGCGCGGCGGCCCTGTTCAGCGTCGATGTCGCGGGGCGGTGCACCTACGAAGGCTTCCTGACGCCGCGGTCTCTGGGCGCGCCCTCGGCATGA
- a CDS encoding DUF952 domain-containing protein yields the protein MTDIAYKIVDAAEWRAAVAEGRYDGAPVDLADGYIHMSTEAQLAETARRHFAGRGDLLLLTVDLGRFGDDLIWEPSRGGDLFPHLYAPLPVAAVTASRPFSVTADGEMAFEDSR from the coding sequence ATGACCGACATCGCCTACAAGATCGTCGACGCCGCCGAATGGCGCGCCGCCGTCGCCGAGGGCCGATACGACGGCGCCCCGGTCGATCTGGCCGACGGCTACATCCATATGTCGACCGAGGCGCAACTGGCAGAGACTGCACGGCGGCATTTCGCCGGGCGCGGCGACCTGCTGCTGCTGACCGTCGATCTCGGCCGGTTCGGCGACGACCTGATCTGGGAGCCGTCGCGCGGCGGCGATCTGTTCCCGCATCTCTACGCCCCCCTGCCCGTCGCCGCCGTCACGGCTTCGCGCCCCTTTTCGGTCACGGCCGACGGCGAGATGGCCTTCGAGGACAGCCGATGA
- a CDS encoding quinone-dependent dihydroorotate dehydrogenase yields the protein MSLADVGAALLRRLDPEQAHQLAIKGLALAPLPAPPADDPILRTQLAGLDLPNPVGLAAGLDKNADALRGLSRLGFGFVECGSVTPRPQPGNPKPRLFRLSGDRAIINRMGFNNAGLDAFAERLDLRPTNVVVGANLGANKDTEDRAADYVAGLQRLAGRASYFTVNISSPNTPGLRALQGREQLDDLLGRIDAARPVAAPDRIPVFLKIAPDLIADEIGMIVEASLAHRIDGLIVSNTTLERPETLRSPDAHETGGLSGAPIRPFAEKALRAAADAAAGRLPLIAVGGIDSGAEAYARIRLGASAVQIYSALIYEGPGLVARIKRDLAARLRANGFSTTAEAVGSAR from the coding sequence ATGAGCTTGGCTGATGTGGGCGCCGCCCTGTTGCGTCGGCTCGATCCAGAGCAGGCGCACCAGCTGGCGATCAAGGGGCTGGCGCTCGCCCCCCTGCCCGCCCCGCCCGCCGACGATCCGATCCTGAGAACACAGCTGGCGGGGCTGGACCTGCCCAATCCGGTCGGTCTGGCGGCGGGTCTGGACAAGAACGCCGACGCCCTGCGCGGCCTGTCGCGCCTCGGCTTCGGCTTCGTGGAATGCGGCTCGGTCACGCCCCGGCCCCAGCCCGGCAATCCCAAGCCCCGCCTATTCCGCCTCAGCGGGGACCGGGCCATCATCAACCGGATGGGGTTCAACAACGCCGGGCTCGACGCCTTCGCCGAGCGGCTGGACCTGCGCCCGACGAACGTCGTCGTGGGGGCCAATCTGGGGGCCAACAAGGACACTGAGGACAGGGCGGCCGACTATGTCGCCGGTCTGCAACGCCTCGCCGGCCGCGCTTCCTACTTCACCGTCAACATCTCCTCGCCCAATACGCCGGGCCTGCGCGCACTTCAGGGCCGCGAGCAGTTGGACGACCTGTTAGGTCGCATCGACGCCGCCCGTCCCGTCGCCGCGCCTGACCGCATACCCGTCTTCCTGAAGATCGCGCCCGACCTGATCGCAGACGAGATCGGCATGATCGTCGAGGCGTCTCTGGCCCACCGGATCGACGGTCTGATCGTGTCCAACACCACGCTGGAACGGCCCGAGACCCTGCGCTCGCCGGACGCTCACGAGACCGGCGGCCTGTCTGGCGCGCCTATCCGTCCGTTCGCGGAAAAGGCCCTGCGCGCGGCGGCCGACGCCGCCGCCGGCCGTCTGCCGCTGATCGCCGTCGGCGGCATCGACAGCGGGGCCGAGGCCTATGCCCGCATTCGCCTGGGGGCTTCGGCGGTCCAGATCTATTCCGCCCTGATCTACGAGGGGCCGGGCCTGGTCGCCCGCATCAAGCGTGACCTGGCCGCCCGCCTGCGCGCCAACGGCTTTTCCACAACGGCCGAAGCGGTCGGTTCCGCCCGTTGA